The sequence below is a genomic window from Wyeomyia smithii strain HCP4-BCI-WySm-NY-G18 chromosome 1, ASM2978416v1, whole genome shotgun sequence.
GAACATGCGACCACCACGACACATGTTTCCGAAAGCACCCTGACCGGAACGATGAGTACCACCACCCCGGACACGGGGAATACGTGCCACAGCACGACCGGTACCCCAAGATTCGGCCGAGGTTTGATGACCGGCGGCTTCGCTCACGGCATACGGCTGACGCCTGTTACGGCGCATCAGCTGCGAAACCTCGCTCACCACATCGGGCCGAATTGGCGCCTTAAACACGTACGGCAACGAGAGGCTCTTATCCTTTAGGGCTTCATTCTTGTCAGAGTAAATGCTGACAAGCGGGCGAGATGCTGTCAGACTCTGGAAGTAGACAAATTCAGAACAAATTAGCATTAACGAAAATAAAGCTTAGTTTCATCACATTTTGCTCCAATCTGCTACGCAAACAGTGTTTCTTTTGCTTAGATAAATATTTCTCGACATTGGTTAAAGCACAAGTCACACCAGATATTTGTTTCCGTTCTGTCAAACACAAAATGCAATGTCAACACACGCTTCAGATGCGGTCTCCACGAGCGACATTCGTCATTTTAGCAAATTTTAGCCATCAAAGCGACAAACCAATAGAAAAACTTAACGACTAGCCGTTTTCCGAATAATTTCCTACGAATACTAACCATTTTCGTTTGCTATATCACTTGCAAAATTCAAATATAACCACGACTTCTACTCTTCAAAGCACGTCCGCCATGCCACGGAGGACCGAAAAAGAAATAGCGAAAGCGGAAACAGCCGAAAGATCCCATACGCTGTCACTGTCAAAAACCGGAAATTTCAGTTCATTGGCGAGTGCGAAAAAATTTCTGCTGCAGGGGCATAAGAAACGGTGTACTGTTGAATGTTTATTGTTTACAACTAAGAAAAGCGGCAGTCGAAAAATTTTCTGGAcaattgaaattgtttataGTGTATAGACTAACACGAAATTCTAATTATTTTATGTTAGAATGGCTGGTGAAGTGCTCGTTGATGCTTTGCCGTACATAGATCTTGGATATGATGATCTTGGAGTGCGGGAAGCGGTAAGTTTATGGTTGGCTAATATTTGATATTCTGGTACAGTAGAGGAACATTTTTTCGACATTTCGCTAGATCAAATTCAATAAGCAGCCATCATTTTAAAtgcttttttgttcaaaaattgtttttaacttAAGTTTTCTTGTTCAGAACTAAAACACATTATTAGGTTAATAGAGCAAAACAGTTAATTTGAGTCATCCAAGCTACAAACTTTTACTGTCCAACAACAAAGTAAATTTTACAATCACAACTATTTCAATCTGATTCCTTCGCTCAGGCAATCGCGATGGTTGAGGAGGAATGCCGTCGATATCGACCAACAAAAAACTATCTAGAACATCTGCCCACGCCTAGTACATCTGCCTTCGAGACGGATCTAATGACAGCCGAGTTCGATCGAATTCAGAACCGACTACCGATGGAATCGCTCAGTATGAAACGTTACGAGCTTCCGCCACCACCGGCCGGTAAAATGTCAGAAGTGTCGGCTTGGATCGAAAGCGTCGACAACTCAATGGCCCAGCTTGAGCATCAGGCCGTACGGGCGATGAATTTGGACCTAATGATGGAGTACGGCTGCGAGATGTGGAAATCCTATCTAGAGGTGCTTACGGCGATGCAAGCGAAGGCTCAGGCGCGATTGGAAGCAATCAAAAAGGAAATTCAGGACGTCAACTGGAAGCGAAAATCGAAGCAAACGCAGGGTGGTGAAAAGTTACGCTCTCTCGAGGCACAGTGGGTCATGCTGGTGTCGAAAAACTACGAAATCGAGCAGGCCTGTGCTAAACTAGAAgagaaaatttatcaaaagaaactCGAAAAAGGTGTACTGCCGACTGTTGCGATTAATGGGGATGATTAGATGTAGTGTTTAAAATAAATGActtcaataaaaataattgCCTACACTCTCTCCTTGTTTTGATATccaatttttttggttttcaattaAATCCGACAGGACGttaggggtcatccacataccacgtggacagattttcaacgattttgacccccccccctcctgctccgtggacaactgtccatataaattctaaaaaaattggaccgtggacattacgcaACCCCCCCgggctgtccacgtggtatgtggatggccccttatgtactaacagacataacacttcgtataaatttttcaataaaatcatcgtttggatgataccAGTACTTCACGATAGTAACATTTGGACactctgctgtcgtgttcgcgctgcgtcttgTAAACCGACAAACatacgtgccactcgatgacgattccatcgaccagaaaaataacgataacttcgaaattttgcttagtgggcaataatgccgctagtgtatACACTGCCTTcagaaacaactcaaacagtgattttattcaaagtgtggtaccattcgagtagttcatgttgtaccaacttttttggatgatttcttcctgagtgtta
It includes:
- the LOC129732125 gene encoding pre-mRNA-splicing factor SPF27 — its product is MAGEVLVDALPYIDLGYDDLGVREAAIAMVEEECRRYRPTKNYLEHLPTPSTSAFETDLMTAEFDRIQNRLPMESLSMKRYELPPPPAGKMSEVSAWIESVDNSMAQLEHQAVRAMNLDLMMEYGCEMWKSYLEVLTAMQAKAQARLEAIKKEIQDVNWKRKSKQTQGGEKLRSLEAQWVMLVSKNYEIEQACAKLEEKIYQKKLEKGVLPTVAINGDD